One stretch of Saccharomonospora xinjiangensis XJ-54 DNA includes these proteins:
- a CDS encoding (Fe-S)-binding protein — MTTASGPRVALFATCLTDTLYPDTAKAVVRLLTRLGCEVDFPLGQTCCGQMHFNTGYRDETTPLAVRYAEVFDGYDYVVAPSGSCVGMVREIHPRVCGTSPAVERTLELSEFLIDVLALTDVGAYFPHRVTYHPTCHSLRMLGVGDRPLRLLRAVRGLELVELPQAEQCCGFGGTFALKNAETSTAMLADKMRCVQDTGAQVLTAGDNSCLMHIGGGLSRLRTGVRTVHLAEILASTEEEPWAATR; from the coding sequence GTGACCACGGCGAGCGGACCGAGGGTGGCCCTGTTCGCCACCTGCCTCACCGACACGCTGTACCCCGACACGGCGAAGGCCGTCGTGCGGCTGCTCACCCGGCTCGGTTGCGAGGTGGATTTCCCGCTCGGCCAGACGTGTTGCGGGCAGATGCACTTCAACACCGGCTACCGGGACGAGACCACACCGCTCGCCGTTCGCTACGCGGAGGTGTTCGACGGATACGACTACGTGGTGGCGCCGTCGGGTTCCTGCGTCGGCATGGTCCGTGAAATCCATCCGCGGGTGTGCGGCACGAGCCCCGCCGTCGAACGCACGCTGGAACTCAGCGAGTTCCTCATCGACGTGCTCGCCCTCACCGACGTCGGCGCGTACTTCCCGCACAGGGTGACCTACCACCCGACGTGCCACTCGCTGCGCATGCTGGGTGTGGGAGATCGACCGCTGCGCCTGCTGCGCGCCGTCAGGGGCCTCGAACTGGTGGAACTGCCGCAGGCGGAGCAGTGCTGCGGCTTCGGCGGCACGTTCGCGTTGAAGAACGCCGAGACCTCCACAGCCATGCTGGCCGACAAGATGCGCTGCGTGCAGGACACGGGCGCGCAGGTGCTCACGGCAGGCGACAACTCCTGTCTCATGCACATCGGCGGAGGTCTCTCCCGGTTACGCACCGGCGTGCGGACCGTGCACCTTGCCGAGATTCTCGCGAGTACGGAGGAGGAACCGTGGGCCGCAACCCGGTGA
- a CDS encoding LutB/LldF family L-lactate oxidation iron-sulfur protein, whose amino-acid sequence MGRNPVTWLGSPTFPRAARAALGDTQLRTNLRKATTTIRSKRARAVDELPDWERLRRAGEAVKDEVLANLDTYLVRVEEAVTARGGVVHWARDAEEANRIVLDLVRAKGADEVVKVKSMATAEIGLNEYLQAGGVRAVETDLAELIVQLGDDRPSHILVPAIHRNRAEIREIFARTMADAPATDDPKVLAEAARRHLRERFLSAKVAVSGANFAVADTGSIVVVESEGNGRMCLTLPETLITVMGIEKIVPTWRDLEVFLQLLPRSSTAERMNPYTSVWTGVTPGDGPGEFHLVLLDNGRTATLADEVGRQALRCIRCSACLNVCPVYERTGGQAYGSVYPGPIGAILAPQLAGDLRDKQAASLPYASSLCGACYEVCPVRIDIPEVLTHLRARAVKARPRNAEALAMASAAWVFRDPRRYEAAQRAGSLSRLLAGDDGMLTKLPWPGSKWTATRDVPSVPKESFRMWWRRNRG is encoded by the coding sequence GTGGGCCGCAACCCGGTGACGTGGCTCGGAAGCCCGACGTTCCCCCGCGCCGCGCGTGCCGCGCTCGGCGACACGCAGCTACGCACCAACCTCCGCAAGGCGACGACAACGATCAGGAGCAAGCGCGCACGGGCCGTGGACGAGCTGCCCGACTGGGAGCGGCTGCGCAGGGCGGGTGAGGCCGTCAAGGACGAGGTGCTCGCCAACCTCGACACCTACCTGGTGCGGGTGGAGGAGGCCGTCACCGCCCGAGGCGGTGTGGTGCACTGGGCTCGCGACGCGGAGGAGGCCAACCGCATCGTGCTCGACCTCGTTCGCGCGAAGGGCGCCGACGAGGTCGTGAAGGTGAAGTCCATGGCGACGGCCGAGATCGGGCTGAACGAGTATCTCCAAGCCGGAGGTGTGAGGGCCGTCGAAACGGACCTCGCGGAGTTGATCGTGCAGCTCGGTGACGACCGGCCCTCCCACATCCTCGTGCCTGCCATCCACCGCAATCGCGCGGAGATCAGGGAGATCTTCGCGCGCACGATGGCTGATGCCCCGGCCACCGACGATCCGAAGGTCCTCGCGGAGGCGGCGCGCAGGCATCTGCGGGAGCGGTTCCTCTCGGCCAAGGTCGCGGTCTCCGGTGCCAACTTCGCGGTCGCCGACACCGGCTCGATCGTCGTGGTGGAGTCGGAGGGCAACGGGCGCATGTGCCTGACGTTGCCGGAGACGCTGATCACGGTCATGGGCATCGAGAAGATCGTCCCCACCTGGCGGGACCTCGAGGTGTTCCTTCAACTGCTGCCCCGGTCGTCAACGGCGGAGCGCATGAACCCGTACACGTCGGTCTGGACGGGGGTGACGCCGGGGGACGGCCCTGGCGAGTTCCATCTCGTGCTGCTGGACAACGGCCGCACCGCCACGCTCGCGGACGAGGTGGGAAGGCAGGCTCTGCGGTGCATCCGCTGTTCGGCGTGTCTGAACGTGTGCCCCGTCTACGAGCGCACCGGCGGGCAGGCGTACGGGTCGGTGTATCCGGGGCCGATCGGCGCGATCCTCGCGCCGCAGCTCGCGGGCGACCTCCGCGACAAGCAGGCGGCCTCCCTTCCGTACGCCTCGTCGCTGTGCGGGGCGTGTTACGAGGTCTGTCCCGTGCGCATCGACATTCCCGAGGTGCTGACCCACCTGAGGGCGCGGGCCGTGAAGGCTCGACCACGGAATGCCGAGGCGCTGGCCATGGCGAGCGCGGCGTGGGTTTTCCGCGACCCGCGCCGGTACGAGGCGGCTCAGCGAGCGGGGTCGCTGTCGCGGTTGCTCGCAGGCGATGACGGCATGCTTACGAAGCTGCCGTGGCCGGGTTCGAAGTGGACGGCGACGCGGGATGTGCCTTCGGTGCCGAAGGAGTCCTTCCGCATGTGGTGGAGGCGCAACCGTGGATAG